Proteins from a single region of Hyalangium gracile:
- a CDS encoding efflux RND transporter permease subunit: MFISDFAIKRPIVTVTTMVALVVFGLVALVNLQTDEFPDVEQPVIGVTIVYPGASPDTVEREVVEPIEDAIFSISGLDGSKTTSSATDGLAQFTVFFDFEKDIQEASQDIRDAISSKRADLPQEMEEPILTRFDPADFPIVSLTLTSDTLPATTLSRIADPMVVSELRAVPGVAQATVVGSIERELTVELKPAALQAAGLGVADVVQALQAQNLAAPVGRITGQLDEQTIRLKGRLESPEDFANVVITQRNGQPILLGQVATARDGTEEPRTMALFNGSQAVGIDVLKAKGYSTTEVSDALRERVKALQERLPEGARLEMVVDAGTRVSEAVTNVQEALFEGAILTVLVVFLFLNSWRSTVITGLALPVSVLAAFISVWVFGFTLNTMSLLGLSLAIGILIDDAIVVRENIVRHIEMGKDHYEASREGTSEIGLAVAATTFSIVAVFVPIAFMYGVAGQWFKPFALTIACAVLVSLFVSFSLDPMLSAYWADPQVEKGARKGPISRVLSRFNHWFDRQADNYKRVIAWALDHRLAMVLLAVGSLVGALVLQGTVGGAGFVPVSDRAEMEILVETPPSSSLEYTRRKVEEVSRAVREHPEVAYTYATIGTALPLRSPGVDQALVYVKLTPKTERDQSQEELGHVLRGELARLGGAQVSVFTSGFGGAFKQIQLELRGTDTRMLNQLAEQVVREVKQVPGAVDVGLSTRGQKPELEVELRRGIAGQLGVTVGQVAQALRPAFAGLDSGDWIDPTGETRDVMVRLMPEARSNPSDLAQLPLVIPGGPGGTPVVVPLGQVAEIRQTLGPAQINHLNRDKVINIQANVEGRSLSEVMRDIQAQVQNVRLPAGYQLSAGGEAADQAEVFTRVFTALIIAVLLMYLILVVQFGSFLDPLAILISLPLSLIGVVLALLVTGDTLNIMSLIGVILLMGIVAKNAILLIDFAKWSHERRGVPLREALIEAGRIRLRPIMMTTLALIAGMIPVALGRGEGGDFRAPLGRAVIGGVITSTLLTLLVIPTVYEILSNARSWILGKFKRWFGGGKGKPVHTGGGGGEPRPVPQAPQE; the protein is encoded by the coding sequence GTGTTCATCTCCGATTTCGCCATCAAGCGCCCCATCGTCACCGTCACCACCATGGTGGCGCTGGTCGTCTTCGGGCTCGTCGCGCTCGTCAACCTGCAGACGGACGAGTTCCCGGACGTCGAGCAGCCCGTCATCGGCGTCACCATCGTCTACCCGGGCGCCTCGCCGGACACGGTGGAGCGCGAGGTGGTGGAGCCCATCGAGGACGCCATCTTCAGCATCAGCGGGCTGGACGGCAGCAAGACGACCTCGTCCGCCACGGACGGGCTGGCCCAGTTCACCGTGTTCTTCGACTTCGAGAAGGACATCCAGGAGGCCTCGCAGGACATCCGGGATGCCATCTCCAGCAAGCGCGCGGACCTTCCGCAGGAGATGGAGGAGCCCATCCTCACGCGGTTCGATCCGGCGGACTTCCCCATCGTCTCGCTGACGCTGACGTCGGACACGCTGCCGGCCACGACGCTCTCGCGCATCGCGGACCCCATGGTGGTGAGCGAGCTGCGCGCGGTGCCGGGCGTGGCGCAGGCGACGGTGGTGGGCAGCATCGAGCGCGAGCTGACGGTGGAGCTGAAGCCGGCGGCGCTCCAGGCGGCGGGGCTGGGCGTGGCGGACGTGGTGCAGGCGCTCCAGGCGCAGAACCTGGCGGCGCCGGTGGGCCGCATCACCGGGCAGCTGGACGAGCAGACCATCCGGCTGAAGGGCCGGCTGGAGTCACCCGAGGACTTCGCCAACGTCGTCATCACCCAGCGCAACGGCCAGCCCATCCTGCTGGGACAGGTGGCCACGGCGCGGGACGGCACGGAAGAGCCGCGCACGATGGCGCTCTTCAACGGCAGCCAGGCGGTGGGCATCGACGTGCTGAAGGCCAAGGGCTACAGCACCACGGAGGTGAGTGACGCCCTGCGCGAGCGCGTGAAGGCGCTGCAGGAGCGGCTGCCCGAGGGCGCCCGGCTGGAGATGGTGGTGGACGCGGGCACGCGGGTGTCCGAGGCGGTGACGAACGTGCAGGAGGCGCTCTTCGAGGGCGCCATCCTCACGGTGCTGGTGGTGTTCCTCTTCCTGAACTCGTGGCGCTCGACGGTGATTACGGGCCTGGCGCTGCCGGTGAGCGTGCTGGCGGCGTTCATCAGCGTGTGGGTGTTCGGCTTCACGCTCAACACCATGTCGCTGCTGGGCCTGTCGCTGGCCATCGGCATCCTCATCGATGACGCCATCGTGGTGCGAGAGAACATCGTCCGGCACATCGAGATGGGGAAGGACCACTACGAGGCCTCGCGCGAGGGCACGAGCGAGATTGGCCTGGCGGTGGCGGCCACCACCTTCTCCATCGTGGCGGTGTTCGTGCCCATCGCCTTCATGTACGGAGTGGCGGGGCAGTGGTTCAAGCCGTTCGCGCTCACCATCGCGTGCGCGGTGCTGGTGTCGCTCTTCGTGAGCTTCTCGCTGGACCCGATGCTCTCGGCGTACTGGGCGGATCCGCAGGTGGAGAAGGGGGCGCGCAAGGGGCCCATCTCGCGGGTGCTCTCGCGCTTCAACCACTGGTTCGACCGGCAGGCGGACAACTACAAGCGCGTCATCGCCTGGGCGCTGGACCACCGGCTGGCCATGGTGCTGCTGGCGGTGGGCTCGCTCGTGGGCGCGCTGGTGCTGCAGGGCACGGTGGGCGGCGCGGGCTTCGTGCCGGTGAGCGACCGCGCCGAGATGGAGATCCTGGTGGAGACGCCCCCCAGCTCGAGCCTGGAGTACACGCGGCGCAAGGTGGAGGAGGTGTCCCGGGCGGTGCGCGAGCACCCGGAGGTCGCTTACACGTACGCCACCATCGGCACGGCGCTGCCGCTGCGCTCGCCGGGCGTGGACCAGGCGCTGGTGTACGTGAAGCTCACGCCGAAGACGGAGCGCGACCAGAGCCAGGAGGAACTGGGCCACGTGCTGCGTGGCGAGCTGGCGCGGCTGGGCGGCGCGCAGGTGTCCGTGTTCACCAGCGGCTTTGGCGGGGCGTTCAAGCAGATCCAGCTCGAGCTGCGCGGGACGGACACCCGGATGCTCAACCAGCTGGCCGAGCAGGTGGTGCGCGAGGTGAAGCAGGTGCCGGGCGCGGTGGACGTGGGCCTGTCCACGCGCGGGCAGAAGCCGGAGCTGGAGGTGGAGCTGCGGCGGGGGATCGCCGGGCAGCTCGGGGTGACGGTGGGGCAGGTGGCGCAGGCCCTGCGGCCGGCCTTCGCGGGGTTGGACTCGGGGGACTGGATCGATCCCACGGGCGAGACGCGTGACGTGATGGTGCGGCTGATGCCGGAGGCCCGCTCCAACCCGAGCGATCTGGCGCAGCTCCCGCTGGTCATCCCGGGAGGGCCGGGAGGAACTCCCGTGGTGGTGCCGCTGGGGCAGGTGGCGGAGATACGCCAGACGCTGGGGCCGGCGCAGATCAACCACCTCAACCGGGACAAGGTCATCAACATCCAGGCCAACGTGGAGGGGCGCTCGCTGTCGGAGGTGATGAGGGACATCCAGGCCCAGGTGCAGAACGTGCGGCTGCCGGCCGGCTACCAGCTCTCGGCGGGTGGCGAGGCCGCGGACCAGGCGGAGGTGTTCACCCGCGTCTTCACGGCGCTGATCATCGCCGTGCTGCTGATGTACCTCATCCTGGTGGTGCAGTTCGGCTCGTTCCTGGATCCGCTGGCGATCCTCATTTCCCTGCCGCTATCGCTGATCGGCGTGGTGCTGGCGCTGCTCGTCACCGGGGACACGCTGAACATCATGAGCCTCATCGGCGTCATCCTGCTGATGGGCATCGTGGCGAAGAACGCCATCCTGCTCATCGACTTCGCCAAGTGGTCTCACGAGCGGCGCGGGGTGCCGCTGCGGGAGGCGCTCATCGAGGCCGGCCGCATCCGCCTGCGGCCCATCATGATGACGACGCTCGCGCTGATCGCCGGCATGATTCCGGTGGCGCTGGGGCGGGGCGAGGGCGGTGACTTCCGTGCGCCGCTGGGCCGCGCGGTGATTGGCGGCGTCATCACCTCCACCCTGCTCACGCTGCTGGTGATTCCGACGGTGTATGAAATCCTCTCGAATGCCCGGAGCTGGATCCTCGGGAAGTTCAAGCGCTGGTTCGGAGGAGGCAAGGGGAAGCCTGTGCACACCGGCGGCGGGGGAGGAGAGCCGCGGCCGGTGCCCCAGGCTCCGCAGGAGTGA